A stretch of Crossiella cryophila DNA encodes these proteins:
- a CDS encoding alcohol dehydrogenase catalytic domain-containing protein produces the protein MSTDAKTTYRAVEATGSRQFTLVEREIREPAPGEVRLRALTCGVCHTDAIAAEGLREDPSQPIVPGHEVVGVVEALGAGVRGWQVGERVGVGFLGGHCGACDPCRRGDFVNCADQPRTGTSVDGGYAEVVYARASGLVRIPEELSAVEAAPLLCAGLTTYSALAGLDARPGALVAVQGIGGLGHLGLQYARALGYRVAAIARGTDKAELAARLGAEHYIDSRTENPGEALQRLGGAAAILATAASGASMSPLVTGLAPRGVLLVLGAAGDPITVNTTDLIFGTRSITGCLTGSSIENEDNLAFSVRGGIRAMNEVLPLSEAPKAYEHMLSGNARFRVVLDLTA, from the coding sequence ATGAGCACTGATGCCAAGACCACCTACCGCGCCGTCGAGGCGACCGGCTCCCGGCAGTTCACGCTGGTCGAGCGGGAGATCAGGGAGCCCGCCCCCGGCGAGGTCCGGCTGCGCGCGCTGACCTGCGGTGTCTGCCACACCGACGCGATCGCGGCCGAGGGGCTGCGCGAGGACCCGAGCCAGCCGATCGTGCCTGGGCACGAGGTCGTCGGGGTGGTCGAGGCCCTCGGCGCCGGGGTGCGCGGCTGGCAGGTCGGCGAGCGGGTGGGCGTGGGCTTCCTCGGCGGGCACTGCGGCGCCTGCGACCCCTGCCGCCGGGGCGACTTCGTGAACTGCGCGGACCAGCCGCGCACCGGCACCAGCGTGGACGGCGGGTACGCCGAGGTCGTCTACGCGCGGGCGTCCGGGCTGGTCCGGATCCCCGAGGAGCTGTCGGCGGTGGAGGCCGCGCCGCTGCTGTGCGCGGGGCTGACCACCTACAGCGCGCTGGCCGGGCTGGACGCGCGGCCCGGGGCGCTGGTGGCGGTGCAGGGCATCGGCGGACTCGGGCACCTGGGACTCCAGTACGCCCGCGCGCTCGGCTACCGGGTGGCCGCGATCGCCAGGGGCACGGACAAGGCGGAACTGGCGGCCAGGCTGGGCGCGGAGCACTACATCGACAGCCGGACCGAGAACCCGGGCGAGGCGCTGCAGCGACTCGGCGGCGCGGCCGCGATCCTGGCCACCGCGGCCAGCGGGGCCTCGATGTCCCCGCTGGTCACCGGGCTGGCGCCGCGGGGCGTGCTGCTGGTGCTCGGCGCGGCGGGTGACCCGATCACGGTGAACACCACCGACCTGATCTTCGGCACCCGGTCCATCACCGGCTGCCTGACCGGCTCCTCGATCGAGAACGAGGACAACCTGGCCTTCAGCGTGCGCGGCGGGATCCGGGCGATGAACGAGGTGCTGCCGCTGAGCGAGGCGCCCAAGGCCTACGAGCACATGCTCTCCGGCAACGCCCGCTTCCGCGTGGTGCTCGACCTGACCGCGTAG
- a CDS encoding NADP-dependent isocitrate dehydrogenase — MGKIKVHGTVVELDGDEMTRIIWQFIKDKLIHPYLDVNLEYYDLGIEYRDATDDQVTIDSANAIKKHGVGVKCATITPDEARVEEFGLKKMWRSPNGTIRNILGGVVFREPIIISNIPRLVPTWTKPIIIGRHAHGDQYKASDFKVPGPGTVTITYTPADGSAPVEIEVAQFPEGGGVAMGMYNFRKSIEDFARASLSYGLLRNYPVYMSTKNTILKAYDGMFKDVFEEIFQAEFKAEFDAKGLTYEHRLIDDMVAAAMKWEGGYVWACKNYDGDVQSDTVAQGFGSLGLMTSVLMTPDGKTVEAEAAHGTVTRHFRQHQAGKPTSTNPIASIYAWTGGLKHRGKLDGTPEVTGFAEALEQVIINTVESGKMTKDLALLISKDQEWLTTEDFLGTLDENLQKKMAG, encoded by the coding sequence ATGGGCAAGATCAAGGTTCACGGGACCGTCGTCGAGCTCGACGGCGACGAGATGACCCGCATCATCTGGCAGTTCATCAAGGACAAGCTGATCCACCCGTATCTCGATGTCAACCTCGAGTACTACGACCTCGGCATCGAGTACCGGGACGCCACCGACGACCAGGTGACGATCGACTCGGCCAACGCCATCAAGAAGCACGGCGTCGGCGTCAAGTGCGCGACCATCACCCCCGACGAGGCGCGCGTCGAGGAGTTCGGCCTGAAGAAGATGTGGCGGAGCCCGAACGGGACCATCCGCAACATCCTCGGCGGCGTGGTCTTCCGCGAGCCGATCATCATCTCCAACATCCCGCGCCTGGTGCCCACCTGGACCAAGCCGATCATCATCGGTCGGCACGCGCACGGTGACCAGTACAAGGCCAGCGACTTCAAGGTCCCCGGCCCCGGCACCGTCACCATCACCTACACCCCGGCCGACGGCTCCGCGCCGGTGGAGATCGAGGTGGCGCAGTTCCCCGAGGGCGGCGGCGTCGCCATGGGGATGTACAACTTCCGCAAGTCCATCGAGGACTTCGCCCGCGCCTCGCTGTCCTACGGGCTGCTGCGCAACTACCCGGTCTACATGTCGACCAAGAACACGATCCTCAAGGCCTACGACGGCATGTTCAAGGACGTGTTCGAGGAGATCTTCCAGGCCGAGTTCAAGGCCGAGTTCGACGCCAAGGGCCTGACCTACGAGCACCGCCTCATCGACGACATGGTCGCCGCGGCCATGAAGTGGGAGGGCGGCTACGTCTGGGCGTGCAAGAACTACGACGGTGACGTGCAGTCCGACACCGTGGCGCAGGGCTTCGGCTCGCTGGGCCTGATGACCTCCGTGCTGATGACCCCGGACGGCAAGACCGTCGAGGCCGAGGCCGCGCACGGCACCGTCACCCGGCACTTCCGCCAGCACCAGGCGGGCAAGCCGACCTCCACCAACCCGATCGCCTCGATCTACGCGTGGACCGGTGGCCTGAAGCACCGCGGCAAGCTGGACGGCACCCCCGAGGTGACCGGCTTCGCCGAGGCCCTGGAGCAGGTCATCATCAACACCGTCGAGAGCGGCAAGATGACCAAGGACCTGGCGCTGCTGATCAGCAAGGACCAGGAGTGGCTGACCACCGAGGACTTCCTCGGCACCCTGGATGAGAACCTGCAGAAGAAGATGGCCGGCTGA
- a CDS encoding Fur family transcriptional regulator, whose translation MPTTSDFERMLRGAALRVTRPRLAVLAAVHTNPHADTDSILGVVRTDLGAVSHQAVYDVLRALTGAGLLRRIEPPGSVARYEARVGDNHHHVVCRSCGAIADVDCAIGAAPCLTASNDHGFVIDEAEVIYWGLCPGCSTTTSS comes from the coding sequence GTGCCCACCACCTCGGACTTCGAGCGCATGTTGCGTGGGGCTGCCCTGCGGGTGACCCGGCCGCGGCTGGCGGTGCTCGCCGCGGTGCACACGAACCCGCACGCCGACACCGATTCCATCCTCGGCGTCGTGCGCACGGATCTCGGAGCCGTGTCACACCAGGCGGTCTACGACGTGCTGCGGGCGCTGACCGGGGCGGGTCTGCTGCGGCGGATCGAGCCGCCGGGTTCGGTGGCCCGCTACGAGGCCAGGGTCGGGGACAACCACCACCACGTTGTGTGCCGGTCTTGCGGAGCCATCGCCGATGTCGACTGCGCCATCGGCGCCGCGCCCTGCCTGACCGCCTCCAACGACCACGGGTTCGTCATCGACGAGGCCGAGGTCATCTACTGGGGCCTGTGCCCCGGCTGCTCCACCACAACCAGTTCCTGA
- a CDS encoding SGNH/GDSL hydrolase family protein gives MASGVRAPGRLLLAAGLAATMALPAASAIAAAAPAGVGRYVALGDSFASVGTLTNIHLDPVGCARSKDNYPAQLAARLKPKTFVDRTCGAATTPDMTSPQQVPLGVNPPQFDALTPDTDLVTLTIGGNDIGFAEIVLTCATLSITDPGGTPCKKHFTKDGDQIQRRIAELGPKITKVLTGIKAKSPKARIAVVGYLRILPPGKGCWPLVPIAAGDVTYLDQVQSHLNTSIGGWAKTAGATFVNPGLVTGHDVCQLPGTKWVEGLIPTSLSVPVHPNALGQDYVGGLAADALR, from the coding sequence ATGGCTTCAGGTGTTCGTGCTCCCGGCCGCCTCCTGCTCGCGGCCGGCCTGGCCGCGACGATGGCCCTGCCCGCCGCGTCCGCCATCGCCGCCGCCGCACCGGCGGGCGTCGGGCGCTACGTGGCGCTGGGCGACTCCTTCGCCTCCGTCGGCACCCTGACCAACATCCACCTCGACCCGGTTGGCTGCGCCCGCTCCAAGGACAACTACCCAGCCCAGCTGGCCGCCCGCCTCAAGCCGAAAACCTTCGTAGACCGCACCTGCGGCGCCGCCACCACCCCAGACATGACGTCACCCCAACAGGTCCCCCTTGGCGTCAACCCACCCCAGTTCGACGCCCTGACCCCCGACACCGACCTGGTCACCCTCACCATCGGCGGCAACGACATCGGCTTCGCCGAGATCGTCCTGACCTGCGCCACCCTCAGCATCACCGACCCCGGCGGCACCCCCTGCAAGAAGCACTTCACCAAGGACGGCGACCAGATCCAGCGCCGCATCGCCGAACTGGGCCCCAAGATCACCAAGGTCCTGACCGGCATCAAGGCCAAGTCCCCCAAGGCCCGCATCGCCGTGGTCGGCTACCTCCGCATCCTCCCGCCCGGCAAGGGCTGCTGGCCGCTCGTCCCCATCGCCGCAGGCGACGTGACCTACCTCGACCAGGTCCAGTCCCACCTCAACACCAGCATCGGCGGCTGGGCGAAGACCGCGGGCGCCACCTTCGTCAACCCTGGCCTGGTGACCGGGCACGACGTGTGTCAGCTGCCGGGGACGAAGTGGGTCGAGGGTTTGATCCCGACCTCGCTGTCGGTGCCGGTGCACCCGAACGCGCTGGGACAGGACTACGTGGGGGGCCTGGCCGCCGACGCGCTGCGCTGA
- a CDS encoding monodechloroaminopyrrolnitrin synthase PrnB family protein, which produces MSTAADRLDHWIRTRFADLNTELEQRYFAAHTEILLGDPEIDRVKHTIVTQGAALIAELDPVTSYDLLGLVGFYLGACRRHEVGSPAELTPAYAVANRIGLALGVAPRYVFAHQSLYNLAGREGYRTFTTLPDERIFIEYNGLAVLAYQRAATALRRIPTLGVGNPLAGYLLEDARTALLDVLRFNQSLAKELDVDRFFLNIRPYFKSYRVNGIEYRGANAGDFAAVNEIDLLLGLCRQEDPFYQRVLSEKAPYLPPEDQPPLRAAMTTEPLLTAFLRESAEPMPPQLRANAELFLEVCRAHAAAYAFHHHRLVKPFLEVPAQHAPPSRQEDLTASGPPLSVVIESLARLADLRAARDRPGLTTARAALDQLRDRCA; this is translated from the coding sequence GTGAGCACTGCCGCGGATCGCCTCGACCACTGGATCCGCACGCGGTTCGCCGACCTCAACACCGAACTGGAACAGCGCTACTTCGCCGCCCACACCGAGATCCTGCTGGGTGACCCCGAGATCGACCGAGTCAAACACACGATCGTGACCCAGGGCGCGGCGCTGATCGCCGAGCTGGACCCGGTCACCAGCTACGACCTGCTCGGTCTGGTCGGCTTCTACCTGGGCGCCTGCCGCAGGCACGAGGTCGGCAGCCCCGCCGAGCTGACCCCGGCCTACGCCGTGGCCAACCGGATCGGCCTGGCCCTCGGCGTCGCACCGCGCTACGTCTTCGCGCACCAGTCGCTGTACAACCTGGCCGGCCGCGAGGGCTACCGCACCTTCACCACGCTGCCCGACGAGCGGATCTTCATCGAGTACAACGGCCTGGCCGTGCTGGCCTACCAACGCGCCGCCACCGCGCTGCGCCGCATCCCCACCCTGGGCGTGGGCAACCCGCTGGCCGGCTACCTGCTCGAGGACGCCCGTACCGCGCTGCTGGATGTGTTGCGGTTCAACCAAAGCCTGGCCAAGGAACTGGACGTGGACCGGTTCTTCCTCAACATCCGGCCGTACTTCAAGTCCTACCGGGTCAACGGCATCGAGTACCGCGGCGCCAACGCGGGCGACTTCGCCGCGGTCAACGAGATCGACCTGCTGCTGGGCCTGTGCCGCCAGGAGGACCCGTTCTACCAGCGCGTGCTCAGCGAGAAGGCCCCGTACCTGCCGCCGGAGGACCAGCCGCCGCTGCGTGCCGCGATGACCACCGAACCCCTGCTGACCGCCTTCCTCCGCGAGTCAGCCGAGCCCATGCCACCCCAGCTCCGCGCCAACGCGGAACTCTTCCTCGAGGTCTGCCGCGCGCACGCGGCCGCCTACGCCTTCCACCACCACCGCCTGGTCAAACCGTTCCTGGAGGTCCCGGCCCAGCACGCCCCGCCCAGCCGCCAGGAGGACCTCACCGCCAGCGGCCCGCCGCTGTCCGTGGTGATCGAGTCCCTGGCCCGGCTGGCCGACCTGCGTGCCGCCAGGGACCGTCCCGGCCTGACCACCGCCCGCGCCGCCCTGGATCAGCTCCGCGACCGCTGCGCCTAG
- a CDS encoding SH3 domain-containing protein has protein sequence MSVEEAAVFMIRPVLLVGAAAAGLFVLSFGGSAQGDKPGEAPADGKPRCEFHVQADLLNVRSGPGTAHKVVARLRKDAQTGGHGETKDGFRKLADDRWVAAEFLKPDSRNTCQ, from the coding sequence GTGAGCGTCGAGGAGGCCGCCGTGTTCATGATCCGTCCGGTGCTGTTGGTGGGCGCCGCAGCCGCGGGGTTGTTCGTGTTGTCCTTCGGCGGCAGCGCCCAGGGTGACAAGCCGGGGGAGGCCCCGGCCGACGGCAAGCCCCGCTGCGAGTTCCACGTGCAGGCCGACCTGCTCAACGTCCGCTCCGGCCCCGGCACCGCGCACAAGGTGGTGGCCAGGCTGCGCAAGGACGCCCAGACCGGCGGCCACGGCGAGACCAAGGACGGCTTCCGCAAGCTCGCCGACGACCGCTGGGTGGCCGCGGAGTTCCTGAAACCGGACTCCCGCAACACCTGCCAGTAG
- a CDS encoding YdeI/OmpD-associated family protein — MKFLTTVELGGKNATGLRVPVEVVEVLDAGKRPAVKVTIGKHSYRSTVAVMGGEYWLPLSAENRTAAGVAAGDRIEVTVALDTAPRTVEVPADLAAALAAEPAAAEFFRSLSYSNQRWHTLNIDGAKTADTRARRVAKSVELLKEGKAR; from the coding sequence ATGAAGTTTCTGACCACCGTTGAGCTTGGCGGCAAGAACGCGACCGGACTGCGGGTGCCGGTCGAGGTGGTGGAGGTGCTCGACGCGGGCAAGCGGCCCGCCGTGAAGGTCACCATCGGCAAGCACAGCTACCGCAGCACGGTCGCGGTGATGGGCGGGGAGTACTGGTTGCCGCTGAGCGCGGAGAACCGCACCGCGGCCGGCGTGGCGGCGGGTGACCGGATCGAGGTGACGGTGGCCCTGGACACCGCGCCGCGCACGGTGGAGGTGCCTGCGGACCTGGCCGCCGCGCTGGCCGCCGAACCCGCCGCCGCGGAGTTCTTCCGGAGCCTGTCCTACAGCAACCAGCGCTGGCACACGCTCAACATCGACGGCGCGAAGACCGCGGACACCAGGGCCCGGCGGGTCGCGAAGTCGGTCGAGCTGCTCAAGGAGGGCAAGGCGCGCTAG
- a CDS encoding metal-dependent hydrolase codes for MSTGPTHAISGTAAWGAVVVGFGAYDLGHFTPQTVVVGAIMASGAALLPDLDHPGSTVSRTFGPISKAASKAINTVSHAVYRGTRTKRDSNRDGGHRGLTHTVVFALLAGIGTTAVVQATNRWALPILLFFFCGLAVRGLMHKWCPKRDAWAISGTSALLTILCWSWAQNGPEQAPALGIAVITGCVAHYLGDAITEQGCPMLWPVPIMGRLWFPVAPPKLLRMKTGGKVELSLILPVLTFAAVWLSAAALQRAGAVPWLEWDLLPGGWSSLPPVAAG; via the coding sequence ATGTCGACAGGGCCGACGCACGCGATCAGTGGCACCGCCGCCTGGGGGGCGGTGGTGGTCGGCTTCGGCGCCTACGACCTGGGGCACTTCACCCCGCAGACCGTGGTGGTGGGGGCCATCATGGCCTCCGGCGCGGCCCTGCTGCCCGATCTTGACCACCCCGGCTCCACGGTGTCGCGCACCTTCGGCCCGATCAGCAAGGCCGCGTCCAAGGCGATCAACACGGTCAGTCACGCGGTGTATCGGGGAACCAGGACCAAGCGGGACTCCAACCGGGACGGCGGCCACCGCGGCCTGACCCACACCGTGGTCTTCGCGCTGCTGGCCGGGATCGGCACCACCGCGGTGGTGCAGGCGACCAACCGGTGGGCGCTGCCGATCCTGCTGTTCTTCTTCTGCGGCCTGGCCGTGCGCGGGCTGATGCACAAGTGGTGCCCGAAGCGGGACGCCTGGGCGATCAGCGGCACCTCGGCGCTGCTGACCATCCTGTGCTGGTCCTGGGCGCAGAACGGGCCGGAACAGGCCCCGGCGCTGGGCATCGCGGTGATCACCGGCTGCGTCGCGCACTACCTCGGGGACGCGATCACCGAGCAGGGCTGCCCGATGCTGTGGCCGGTGCCGATCATGGGCAGGCTGTGGTTCCCGGTGGCCCCGCCGAAGCTGCTGCGGATGAAGACCGGCGGCAAGGTCGAGCTGAGCCTGATCCTGCCGGTGCTGACCTTCGCCGCGGTGTGGCTGTCCGCGGCCGCGTTGCAGCGGGCCGGGGCGGTGCCCTGGCTGGAGTGGGACCTGCTGCCCGGCGGCTGGTCCTCGCTGCCGCCGGTGGCCGCGGGCTAG
- a CDS encoding TetR/AcrR family transcriptional regulator yields MPRPSVREVIVETALVEFHRSGYSACSVDAITRAAGVPKGSFYNHFRSKEELGVEVIGRYAANPEWSRDPDPSAPPLQRLRARFGIMRDVMVGNEFTRGCLIGNMGSEQADHSVAIRAEVDTDLTAWSGAIAELVRQAQAGGTAPAGLDPDRVARFVLNAWQGTVLRTKVVRSGQAFDDFFTTVFDDLLAAG; encoded by the coding sequence ATGCCACGTCCAAGCGTCCGTGAGGTCATCGTCGAGACGGCCCTCGTCGAGTTCCACCGCAGCGGTTATTCCGCCTGCTCCGTGGACGCCATCACCCGCGCCGCCGGCGTGCCCAAGGGCTCCTTCTACAACCACTTCCGGAGCAAGGAGGAGCTGGGCGTGGAGGTGATCGGGCGCTACGCGGCCAACCCGGAGTGGAGCCGGGACCCCGATCCCTCGGCACCGCCGTTGCAGCGGCTGCGGGCGCGGTTCGGGATCATGCGGGATGTCATGGTGGGCAACGAGTTCACCCGCGGCTGCCTGATCGGCAACATGGGCTCGGAGCAGGCCGATCACAGCGTGGCGATCCGGGCCGAGGTGGACACCGACCTGACCGCCTGGTCCGGGGCGATCGCCGAACTGGTGCGACAGGCGCAGGCCGGTGGCACCGCACCCGCAGGGCTGGACCCGGACCGGGTGGCCCGGTTCGTGCTCAACGCCTGGCAGGGCACGGTGTTGCGGACCAAGGTGGTGCGGTCCGGGCAGGCCTTCGACGACTTCTTCACGACCGTCTTCGACGACCTGCTCGCCGCGGGCTGA
- a CDS encoding TetR/AcrR family transcriptional regulator, protein MNDRRERFREQTIAEVKEHALAQVAEAGATGVSVNAIAKRMGVTGPALYRYFASRDALLTALISDAYHDLADTVTEATTGAAGQRARAYAAAFRGWALAQPHRYLLLFGTPVPGYQAPADTIAAANRAMTVLLTVFDDTERKPGPDLPGQLQDELAAWAARAGHGGRSPAELHWALTAWSRLHGLVSLEVTGQFGPMGITAGALYEREVDELVAELPG, encoded by the coding sequence GTGAACGACCGGCGTGAGCGGTTCCGCGAGCAGACCATCGCCGAGGTGAAGGAGCACGCGCTGGCCCAGGTGGCCGAGGCGGGTGCGACCGGGGTGTCGGTGAACGCGATCGCCAAACGCATGGGCGTGACCGGCCCGGCGCTCTACCGCTACTTCGCCAGCCGGGACGCCCTGCTCACCGCGCTGATCTCGGACGCTTACCACGACCTGGCCGACACGGTGACCGAGGCGACCACCGGCGCGGCCGGGCAGCGGGCCCGCGCCTACGCCGCCGCCTTCCGCGGCTGGGCGCTCGCGCAACCGCACCGGTACCTGCTGCTCTTCGGCACCCCGGTGCCCGGCTACCAGGCCCCAGCGGACACCATCGCGGCCGCGAACCGGGCGATGACCGTGCTGCTCACCGTCTTCGACGACACCGAACGCAAACCCGGCCCTGACCTGCCCGGTCAGCTCCAGGACGAGCTGGCCGCCTGGGCTGCCCGCGCCGGGCACGGCGGTCGCAGCCCGGCCGAACTGCACTGGGCGCTCACCGCGTGGAGCCGCCTGCACGGCCTGGTCAGCCTGGAGGTGACCGGGCAGTTCGGCCCGATGGGCATCACGGCAGGCGCGCTGTACGAGCGCGAGGTGGACGAACTGGTGGCCGAGCTGCCGGGTTAG
- a CDS encoding SDR family oxidoreductase: MYQVPDQSGRRIVVTGANSGTGKEATARLAAAGARVVMAVRTPAKGEAARAEILARVPSARLEVRRVDLADLGSVRAFARELLEQGEPVHTLVNNAGVMAPPSRMTTADGFELQFGSNFLGPFVLTNLLLPLLLRADSPRVATMSSGTANFGRIHFDDLQFAGRYRPNLSYAQSKLANLLMARHLAAVATERGWDLLSTSAHPGYTRTNLQRSGPNLGRARQRTLFRGDFTLLPSQGVTQGTEPLLFAAADPAAEQGAYYGPRHLGLVGPTIKAGLPRSTRGVDLAASLWSVAERLGGASLPG; this comes from the coding sequence ATGTACCAGGTGCCTGATCAGAGTGGGCGGCGGATCGTGGTGACCGGGGCGAACAGCGGGACCGGCAAGGAGGCCACGGCGCGGCTGGCGGCGGCCGGGGCGCGGGTGGTCATGGCGGTGCGGACGCCGGCCAAGGGTGAGGCGGCCAGGGCGGAGATCCTGGCGCGGGTGCCCTCGGCGCGGCTGGAGGTCCGGCGGGTCGATCTGGCCGACCTGGGCAGTGTGCGGGCGTTCGCGCGGGAGCTGCTCGAGCAGGGCGAGCCGGTGCACACGCTGGTCAACAACGCCGGGGTGATGGCCCCGCCCAGCCGGATGACCACCGCGGACGGGTTCGAGCTGCAGTTCGGCAGCAACTTCCTCGGGCCGTTCGTGCTGACGAACCTGTTGCTGCCGTTGCTGTTGCGCGCCGACTCACCCCGGGTGGCGACCATGTCCAGCGGCACCGCGAACTTCGGTCGCATCCACTTCGACGACCTGCAGTTCGCCGGGCGATACCGCCCGAACCTCTCCTACGCGCAGTCCAAACTGGCCAACCTGCTGATGGCCAGGCACCTGGCCGCGGTGGCCACCGAACGCGGCTGGGACCTGCTCAGCACCAGCGCGCACCCCGGCTACACCAGGACGAACCTGCAGCGCAGCGGTCCCAATCTGGGGCGGGCCCGGCAGCGCACGTTGTTCCGCGGCGACTTCACCCTGCTGCCCTCCCAGGGCGTCACCCAGGGCACCGAGCCGTTGCTGTTCGCGGCGGCGGATCCGGCGGCGGAGCAGGGCGCGTACTACGGGCCTCGGCACCTTGGGCTGGTCGGGCCGACGATCAAGGCCGGGTTGCCGCGCAGTACCCGCGGGGTGGATCTGGCTGCCTCGCTGTGGTCGGTGGCGGAGCGGCTGGGTGGGGCCTCGCTGCCGGGGTGA